Proteins from one Chitinophaga oryzae genomic window:
- a CDS encoding TonB-dependent receptor, with the protein MKLTTLLLLACFLQVSAAVKGQATITLKLKKAEIAQVLSSIEQQGNYRFLYNNALTEIRRKVNVDVTNSGLDAVMNTLFAGTSLRYKLVENNLVVIMSQEVKVTGKVTSKKDGSPIPGATIAIKGTSKGAVTGPDGSYSLTAPDNATLVVSFIGFTSQEVPVNNRQQIDIALEESVSQMQQVVVVGYGVQRKVDITGSISQVKGEEISKQPVTNAMSGLQGKVAGVQIVNDGKPGGAPTIKIRGTGTVYGSPSPLYVVDGVWYDDISFLNPGDIENMSILKDASSEAIYGMRAANGVVLITTKKGRSGKASINYTGYVGMQRATNKVKMANGNEYATIINELSAINNNALRLDPNAYGAGTDWFKQEMRNAFTTNHQLSINGGTEKSTYNFSLGYMKQDGLIKTNDFSRITARLQNDFQVFEPLKIGYTVTAAAYNTHDIPDDYFLQLYTSAPVVSVFNPDGSYGDPDKLNLGTGAGKNPQATLDFYDQKTQRRVITGSVYADLRFAKHFVLHSSLGGEYGDSIIRNYTPQYQATTNQFNKVSRLTRTTANRQNWIVENTLTYDNKFGDHSLKVLLGQAAQQRRFYKLIASADNVPNNNEGTRYLRLGNIDGRSVTDEGALINIASYFGRVNYAYKDKYLLTASIRADGASQFSAGDQWGYFPSVGLGWVLSEEPFIKNTGIFDNLKLRGSWGRVGNASVPPSISQLRITQDPFMTAIFGGIVNTGASVNTLVPPVLNWEKSEGIDAGIEASVLKNRLYVEAGFYNKKTLSSIFLVPILMSLGTQDSKMLANQATFRNQGWEFAANWKDETAGGFGYAIGGNFSINNNKVSEVNTGATPIYDGGGASTGGALLTRTIVGQPIGQYYGYVVEGVFQNTTEVAASAQKSAKPGDFRYRDVNNDGKIDALDRVPIGNPNPKFTYGFNTSFNYKNFDLALEFQGVAGVDVYNANMALRFGNENFTKEFFDNRWHGEGTSNTYPSANVGGGQNYLPNTFFVESGSYFRVRNIQLGYTMPKTIANRWGMQNLRFFASAQNAFNFFKYRGFSPEIGGTPTNQGIDKAVYPLYATYNFGVNVTF; encoded by the coding sequence ATGAAACTCACCACGTTGTTATTGCTGGCGTGTTTTCTCCAGGTATCCGCCGCTGTTAAAGGGCAGGCTACCATCACCCTCAAGCTGAAGAAAGCGGAGATCGCACAGGTCCTGAGCAGTATTGAACAGCAGGGTAACTACCGCTTTCTGTACAATAACGCCCTGACCGAAATCAGAAGAAAAGTCAATGTAGACGTCACCAACTCGGGGCTGGACGCCGTGATGAACACGCTGTTCGCCGGCACGTCGCTGCGGTACAAACTGGTGGAAAACAACCTCGTGGTGATCATGTCCCAGGAGGTGAAAGTTACCGGTAAAGTCACCAGCAAAAAAGACGGATCCCCTATTCCCGGCGCTACCATCGCTATAAAAGGCACCTCAAAGGGCGCCGTGACCGGCCCGGACGGTTCCTATAGCCTCACCGCTCCCGACAATGCCACGCTGGTCGTGAGCTTTATCGGCTTCACCTCCCAGGAGGTGCCGGTCAACAACCGCCAGCAGATCGACATTGCACTGGAAGAATCGGTTAGCCAGATGCAACAGGTAGTGGTAGTAGGTTATGGTGTACAACGTAAAGTAGACATTACCGGTTCCATCTCCCAGGTAAAAGGCGAAGAAATCAGCAAACAACCGGTCACCAACGCGATGAGCGGCCTGCAAGGCAAAGTAGCCGGTGTACAGATTGTGAACGATGGTAAACCCGGCGGCGCCCCTACCATTAAAATCCGTGGTACCGGCACCGTATACGGTTCCCCCAGCCCGTTATATGTAGTAGACGGAGTGTGGTATGATGATATCTCTTTCCTTAACCCGGGCGATATCGAAAACATGAGCATCCTGAAAGACGCTTCCAGCGAAGCGATCTACGGTATGCGCGCTGCCAACGGCGTGGTGCTCATCACCACCAAAAAAGGCCGCTCCGGTAAAGCCAGCATCAACTATACCGGTTACGTAGGTATGCAGCGGGCCACCAATAAAGTAAAAATGGCTAATGGCAATGAATACGCCACCATTATCAATGAACTGAGCGCTATCAACAACAACGCGCTGCGGCTGGACCCCAACGCCTACGGCGCAGGTACGGATTGGTTTAAGCAGGAAATGCGCAATGCTTTTACCACCAACCATCAGTTATCTATCAACGGCGGCACCGAAAAATCTACCTATAACTTTTCACTGGGTTATATGAAACAGGACGGTCTGATCAAAACCAACGACTTCTCCCGTATCACCGCCCGGCTGCAAAATGACTTCCAGGTATTTGAACCGTTGAAAATCGGATATACCGTAACAGCAGCGGCCTATAACACGCATGACATTCCGGACGACTACTTCCTGCAGCTGTATACTTCCGCACCGGTAGTATCCGTATTCAATCCGGACGGCTCCTACGGCGACCCGGACAAGCTAAACCTCGGTACAGGTGCCGGTAAAAACCCGCAGGCAACGCTGGATTTTTATGATCAGAAAACCCAACGCCGTGTGATTACCGGTAGTGTGTACGCAGATCTCCGCTTCGCCAAACACTTTGTCCTCCATAGCAGCCTCGGTGGCGAGTACGGAGATAGTATTATCCGTAACTATACGCCACAGTATCAGGCCACTACCAACCAGTTCAATAAAGTCAGCAGGCTGACCCGCACCACCGCTAACAGGCAAAACTGGATCGTGGAAAATACCCTCACATATGATAATAAATTTGGGGACCATAGCCTGAAAGTACTGTTAGGGCAAGCTGCACAGCAACGTCGTTTTTACAAACTGATCGCCAGCGCCGACAACGTGCCCAACAACAATGAAGGTACACGGTATCTGCGCCTCGGTAATATCGACGGCCGGTCTGTGACTGATGAAGGAGCCCTGATCAATATTGCTTCCTACTTCGGCCGTGTGAACTACGCTTACAAAGATAAATACCTGCTTACCGCCTCTATCCGTGCTGATGGCGCTTCTCAGTTCTCAGCAGGAGATCAGTGGGGTTACTTCCCTTCTGTAGGATTGGGCTGGGTACTGAGTGAAGAACCTTTTATCAAAAACACCGGCATTTTTGATAACCTGAAACTGCGCGGCAGCTGGGGCAGAGTGGGTAACGCCTCCGTACCGCCCTCCATCTCGCAGCTTAGGATTACGCAGGATCCCTTCATGACGGCTATTTTTGGTGGCATCGTCAACACCGGGGCCAGCGTGAATACATTGGTTCCTCCAGTCCTTAACTGGGAGAAATCAGAAGGTATCGATGCGGGCATTGAAGCCAGCGTGTTAAAAAACAGGTTATATGTAGAAGCCGGTTTCTATAACAAGAAAACCCTGTCCTCCATCTTCCTGGTGCCCATTCTGATGTCCCTTGGTACCCAGGACTCCAAGATGCTGGCCAATCAGGCCACGTTCAGGAACCAGGGCTGGGAATTTGCAGCCAACTGGAAAGACGAGACAGCCGGCGGCTTCGGCTACGCCATCGGTGGTAACTTTAGCATCAACAACAATAAAGTCAGCGAAGTGAATACCGGCGCAACTCCGATATACGACGGTGGTGGCGCCTCCACCGGTGGTGCGCTGCTCACCCGTACCATCGTAGGTCAACCGATCGGACAGTATTACGGTTACGTGGTAGAAGGAGTCTTCCAAAACACTACAGAAGTAGCTGCTTCTGCTCAGAAAAGTGCGAAGCCCGGTGATTTCAGGTATCGCGATGTCAACAACGATGGCAAGATTGATGCGTTGGACCGGGTACCCATCGGTAATCCCAATCCCAAATTCACCTATGGTTTCAATACCAGCTTCAACTATAAAAACTTTGATCTGGCACTGGAATTCCAGGGCGTAGCCGGTGTGGATGTTTACAATGCTAACATGGCACTGCGTTTCGGCAACGAAAACTTCACCAAGGAGTTCTTTGACAACCGCTGGCATGGCGAAGGCACCTCCAACACCTATCCTTCTGCAAACGTGGGCGGCGGCCAGAACTATCTGCCTAATACCTTCTTTGTGGAAAGCGGCTCTTATTTCCGTGTCCGGAATATACAGCTGGGTTACACCATGCCGAAGACCATCGCTAACCGCTGGGGGATGCAGAACCTGCGCTTCTTTGCCAGTGCACAAAATGCATTCAACTTCTTCAAGTACCGTGGTTTCTCACCGGAAATCGGCGGCACACCAACCAATCAGGGTATCGACAAAGCCGTTTATCCCTTGTATGCCACCTACAATTTCGGTGTAAATGTGACCTTCTAA
- a CDS encoding RagB/SusD family nutrient uptake outer membrane protein, which produces MKRNHPLHIKRITGYALPVLLALTAGCGKSFLNVDPQGQQPAQEFWTSEGDATKAVNAMYANLHEWRQVGFAALAVEDLGSEETEKGSDPNDASFLSDFDYFRVTASDGQVADFWRGQYQEINFCNQVLDNVPNIKMDDALKNRYLAEAKFIRAYAYFRLVRAYGDVPLRLHVPKGPEEYNIPRAPKAEVWAAIEKDLTEAAAVLPPGYDAANAGRATKGAALALHAKVAMYQKKWQDVLTFTNQVAGLGYSLFPDYHKLFRVANENSVESVFEIQCMTIVGNKDASNSQYSQIQGVKSQPGGGWGFNTPTQALVDAYEPGDPRKNSTILFRGTKTIEGDSIKYAGVNRRFNYKSYVPFTQWVPGYNEGADQNVRVIRYAEVLLMNAEAANELGNSGQARTSLNAVRARARGGNNGVLPDVTTADQAQLRQAIYHERQIELAMERDRFFDVIRQGRGAQVFGPMGFKAGKNELMPIPQTEIDLSDNKLTQNPGY; this is translated from the coding sequence ATGAAAAGAAATCACCCACTACATATAAAACGTATCACCGGCTACGCCCTGCCGGTATTGCTGGCCCTTACTGCCGGCTGCGGAAAGAGCTTTCTGAATGTAGACCCGCAAGGTCAGCAACCTGCACAGGAATTCTGGACGTCTGAAGGCGACGCCACCAAAGCCGTGAACGCTATGTATGCCAACCTGCACGAATGGCGGCAGGTAGGCTTTGCCGCACTCGCTGTAGAAGACCTTGGCTCTGAAGAAACCGAAAAAGGCAGTGATCCCAACGATGCCAGCTTCCTGAGCGACTTCGATTATTTCAGGGTCACCGCATCCGACGGCCAGGTGGCCGACTTCTGGAGAGGACAATACCAGGAAATCAATTTCTGTAATCAGGTACTGGACAATGTCCCCAACATCAAAATGGATGATGCCCTGAAAAACCGCTACCTCGCGGAAGCCAAGTTTATCCGCGCATACGCTTATTTCCGGCTGGTGCGGGCCTACGGCGATGTGCCACTCCGCCTGCATGTACCTAAAGGTCCGGAGGAATACAACATTCCCCGCGCGCCTAAAGCGGAAGTATGGGCCGCCATCGAAAAAGACCTGACAGAAGCTGCTGCCGTACTGCCTCCCGGCTATGATGCTGCCAACGCAGGACGCGCCACCAAAGGCGCCGCACTGGCCTTACACGCTAAAGTGGCCATGTACCAGAAGAAATGGCAGGATGTGCTCACCTTCACCAACCAGGTGGCCGGCCTGGGTTACAGCCTGTTCCCGGACTATCACAAATTGTTCCGCGTAGCCAATGAAAACTCCGTGGAATCCGTCTTCGAAATACAGTGTATGACCATTGTCGGCAACAAAGACGCCTCCAACTCCCAGTACTCTCAGATACAGGGCGTGAAGAGCCAGCCCGGTGGCGGCTGGGGCTTCAACACCCCTACACAGGCGCTGGTGGATGCTTATGAGCCTGGAGATCCCCGTAAAAACTCCACGATCCTCTTCAGAGGCACTAAAACCATTGAAGGCGATAGTATTAAATACGCTGGTGTAAACCGCCGTTTTAATTATAAATCCTACGTGCCCTTCACCCAGTGGGTACCCGGCTACAACGAAGGCGCCGATCAGAACGTACGCGTAATCCGTTATGCCGAAGTACTGCTCATGAACGCCGAAGCAGCCAACGAACTGGGCAACAGCGGTCAGGCACGGACCTCTCTCAACGCCGTAAGGGCCCGCGCCCGCGGTGGCAACAACGGCGTTCTGCCTGATGTGACCACCGCCGATCAGGCACAGCTCCGCCAGGCCATTTACCACGAAAGACAGATAGAACTGGCCATGGAACGCGATCGTTTCTTCGACGTTATCCGCCAGGGAAGAGGCGCACAGGTGTTCGGACCGATGGGCTTCAAGGCAGGTAAAAATGAACTGATGCCGATCCCCCAAACCGAGATCGACCTCAGTGACAACAAACTGACCCAGAACCCGGGTTACTAA
- a CDS encoding glucoamylase family protein: protein MKQCTTMICLICLLAFGGQAQVKQQTIKADLQIRQNLTDSALLDLVQKQTFRYFWDYAHPVSGMARERSNKSFDYGDEVVTTGGTGFGIMAIVVATERGWITREAAVERLLKMVGFLRKADAYHGIFPHWLNGATGKTIPFGRKDDGGDLVETSFLFEGLLTARQYFDRSTPKEEELRNKINWTWREAEWDWYTRDGRNVLYWHWSPNNGWSMNHEIRGWNECLITYVLSASSPTYAIPSSVYHQGWANNFYFRNDRTFFGIKLPLGMDYGGPLFFTHYSFLGLDPRGLKDRYADYWEQNTKHTLINREYCIQNPKGFKGYGANAWGLTASDTYNGYDAHSPENDHGTITPTAALSSFPYTPEYSMQALKHFYYQLGNKIWSEYGFTDAFNETQQWYAKSHLAIDQGPIVVMIENYRSGLLWKLFMSCPEVQTGLKKLDFTSPHMK from the coding sequence ATGAAACAATGCACAACGATGATATGCCTGATATGCCTGCTCGCCTTTGGCGGGCAGGCGCAGGTAAAACAACAAACTATCAAAGCCGATCTGCAGATCCGGCAAAACCTGACAGACAGCGCCCTGCTGGACCTCGTTCAGAAACAAACCTTCCGCTACTTCTGGGACTATGCCCACCCCGTTTCCGGGATGGCACGCGAACGCAGCAACAAATCATTTGACTACGGCGATGAAGTAGTGACCACCGGCGGCACCGGCTTCGGCATAATGGCCATCGTGGTCGCCACCGAAAGAGGCTGGATCACCCGCGAGGCAGCCGTGGAACGTTTACTCAAAATGGTCGGTTTCCTCCGCAAGGCAGACGCCTATCACGGCATTTTCCCCCACTGGCTCAACGGCGCCACCGGCAAAACCATCCCCTTCGGCCGCAAGGACGACGGAGGCGACCTCGTAGAGACATCCTTCCTCTTCGAAGGCCTGCTCACCGCCCGCCAGTATTTTGACCGCAGCACTCCCAAAGAAGAAGAACTGCGGAATAAAATCAACTGGACATGGAGAGAAGCAGAATGGGACTGGTACACACGGGACGGACGCAACGTCCTTTACTGGCACTGGAGCCCCAACAACGGCTGGAGCATGAACCACGAAATCAGAGGATGGAACGAATGCCTGATTACCTATGTGCTGTCTGCCTCGTCACCTACCTACGCCATACCATCCTCCGTATATCACCAGGGATGGGCCAACAACTTCTACTTCCGCAACGACCGCACCTTCTTCGGCATCAAACTGCCGCTGGGCATGGATTACGGCGGCCCGCTGTTCTTTACCCACTATTCTTTTCTCGGTCTTGATCCCCGCGGATTAAAAGACCGTTATGCCGACTACTGGGAACAGAACACCAAACACACGCTCATCAACCGTGAATACTGCATACAAAATCCGAAAGGGTTCAAAGGCTATGGCGCCAACGCCTGGGGCCTGACCGCCAGCGACACCTATAACGGTTACGACGCACACTCTCCCGAAAACGACCACGGCACCATCACGCCTACCGCCGCCCTGTCCTCATTCCCTTATACACCGGAATATTCCATGCAGGCGCTCAAACATTTTTACTACCAGCTGGGCAATAAAATCTGGAGTGAATACGGCTTTACAGACGCATTCAACGAAACACAGCAATGGTACGCCAAATCACATCTCGCCATCGATCAGGGCCCTATCGTCGTTATGATAGAAAACTACCGCAGCGGGTTGTTATGGAAACTGTTTATGAGCTGCCCTGAAGTACAGACAGGATTAAAAAAACTGGACTTTACCAGTCCGCATATGAAATAA
- a CDS encoding family 43 glycosylhydrolase → MLNLPRILTVLLSCLLSLPAYTQQTTYCNPINVDYGYCPIPNFTEWGKHRATADPVIVNYKGDFYLFSTNQWGYWWSPDLSQWHFVSRKFLKPWHKVYDELCAPAVWVMGDTMMVFGSTYSSNFPIWMSTDPKGNQWKEAVDSFAAGGWDPAFFLDDDGKLYQYNGSSNRYPLYGGEVDRKTLQLKGARKELYMLEDYRYGWQRFGEYMDNTFLDPFIEGAWMTKHNGKYYLQYGAPGTEFSGYSDGVVVSDHPLGPFQPQAHNPFSFKPGGFARGAGHGATFQDNKGNWWHVSSMVIAVKNSFERRLGFWPAGFDKDDLLYCNTAFGDYPHYLNRGSNTNSFETDSRSFTGWMLLNYNKPVTVSSTLGGYLPNNAVDENIKTYWSAASGNKGEWLQSDLGEVSTVHAVQINYADQDAPFLGKQTDIYHQYLLYYSLDGKKWQVMADKSNNRTDVPHDYVELPRPVKARYVKLVNVHMPGGKFAVSGLRVFGKGNGPAPDSVKSFVVLRTEKDKRSAWIKWQPVDNAYAYNIYFGIAPDKLYNCIMVHNANDYFFKGMDKELPYYYSIEAINENGVSVRTAPIKI, encoded by the coding sequence ATGCTGAATTTACCTCGTATACTGACAGTGCTGCTGTCATGCCTGTTATCATTGCCGGCCTACACACAACAAACCACTTATTGTAATCCGATCAATGTGGACTACGGCTACTGTCCCATTCCCAATTTCACGGAATGGGGCAAACACAGGGCTACCGCCGACCCGGTGATCGTGAACTACAAAGGGGACTTTTATCTTTTCTCCACCAACCAGTGGGGATACTGGTGGAGCCCAGACCTCAGCCAGTGGCATTTTGTATCGCGTAAGTTCCTCAAGCCCTGGCACAAAGTATATGATGAACTGTGCGCTCCCGCTGTATGGGTAATGGGTGATACCATGATGGTATTCGGTTCTACCTATAGCAGTAATTTTCCTATCTGGATGAGCACCGATCCTAAAGGCAATCAATGGAAAGAGGCGGTGGACTCTTTCGCCGCCGGCGGCTGGGACCCGGCTTTTTTCCTGGACGACGATGGTAAGCTGTACCAGTACAACGGCAGCAGCAACCGCTATCCGCTGTACGGCGGAGAAGTGGACCGTAAAACATTACAACTGAAAGGCGCCCGTAAAGAGCTGTACATGCTGGAAGACTATCGTTATGGCTGGCAGCGTTTCGGGGAATACATGGACAATACTTTCCTCGACCCGTTTATCGAAGGCGCCTGGATGACCAAACATAACGGCAAATACTACCTGCAATACGGTGCTCCCGGAACAGAGTTCAGCGGTTATTCCGACGGGGTGGTGGTGTCCGACCACCCGCTGGGCCCTTTCCAGCCGCAGGCCCACAACCCTTTCTCCTTCAAACCCGGAGGCTTCGCCCGCGGCGCAGGCCATGGCGCCACCTTCCAGGACAACAAAGGCAACTGGTGGCATGTGTCTTCCATGGTCATCGCGGTAAAAAACAGCTTTGAAAGAAGGCTCGGTTTCTGGCCCGCCGGTTTCGACAAAGATGACCTGCTCTATTGCAACACTGCTTTCGGAGACTATCCCCATTATCTCAACAGGGGCAGCAATACCAACTCCTTCGAAACCGACAGCCGCTCCTTTACCGGATGGATGTTGTTGAACTACAACAAACCGGTGACCGTTTCCTCTACGCTGGGAGGGTATCTTCCCAACAATGCCGTGGATGAAAACATCAAAACCTACTGGAGCGCCGCTAGCGGCAACAAAGGAGAATGGTTGCAGAGCGACCTTGGTGAAGTAAGCACCGTCCACGCCGTACAGATCAACTACGCCGATCAGGATGCGCCATTCCTCGGCAAACAGACCGATATCTATCATCAATACCTGCTCTACTACTCCCTGGATGGAAAAAAATGGCAGGTAATGGCCGATAAAAGCAACAACCGTACAGATGTACCGCATGATTACGTTGAACTTCCCCGTCCTGTAAAAGCCCGGTACGTCAAACTGGTGAACGTTCATATGCCGGGCGGTAAATTCGCCGTCAGCGGACTGCGGGTATTCGGCAAAGGCAACGGCCCCGCACCCGATTCCGTCAAATCGTTCGTAGTGCTCCGCACGGAAAAGGATAAACGCAGCGCCTGGATCAAATGGCAACCGGTAGATAATGCCTATGCCTACAATATCTATTTTGGCATTGCCCCGGATAAACTGTACAACTGTATCATGGTACACAATGCCAACGACTATTTCTTCAAAGGGATGGATAAGGAACTACCGTACTACTATAGTATAGAAGCAATCAATGAGAACGGGGTTTCCGTGCGGACAGCACCCATTAAAATTTAG
- the eco gene encoding serine protease inhibitor ecotin has translation MKHIILLLLLWSAGMTTVYSQEKELKPFPKAWKGVERFVIQLPAKDAEDNYQVEIMAGKTLKVDCNHHGLIGSWAAKDVKGWGYTYYQYTSTGKTRSTLMACPDKTLQDKFIFSTKLVRYNSKLPIVVYVPKGFSVKYKIWERGNQEMDAEIK, from the coding sequence ATGAAACATATCATCCTCCTGTTGCTGCTATGGAGTGCCGGCATGACAACTGTTTATTCACAGGAAAAAGAGCTGAAGCCATTTCCTAAAGCATGGAAAGGGGTAGAACGCTTTGTTATCCAATTGCCCGCTAAAGATGCGGAAGATAACTACCAGGTGGAAATCATGGCCGGCAAAACACTGAAAGTGGATTGTAACCATCATGGGCTGATCGGCAGCTGGGCCGCCAAAGATGTAAAAGGGTGGGGGTACACTTATTACCAATACACCTCCACCGGTAAAACAAGATCCACATTGATGGCCTGCCCCGATAAAACGCTGCAGGACAAATTTATTTTCAGCACCAAACTGGTACGCTACAACAGCAAGTTGCCCATTGTGGTGTATGTACCCAAAGGGTTTAGTGTAAAATATAAAATCTGGGAAAGAGGGAATCAGGAAATGGATGCGGAAATCAAATAA